The sequence below is a genomic window from Lolium perenne isolate Kyuss_39 chromosome 4, Kyuss_2.0, whole genome shotgun sequence.
aaaatcaacttttataatgattgttgaaaaatttcagaaaatggagtggaatagacaccaactcaaccaacatgaattggaggtccatgaagttatgagagtccaccgtgaagagggagtatacccctcctactacccgtgcaccgatttcatgaagagtgcaggaatttttcaggatgttcaaaatctaatttctaatgcagggttagaagattttgttgttggtgaaccttaccaatatgcaaaactgaccatgtcagtggtgcaggattttgaattccattggtcccaacctaaccccatggttcgatataaaatctacaataaaactatcaacttgccctttgatgatttttgtgcagctattaaagtgccacaatggggatcatgtgagaagattagggggctgCCACGGCAACTTTTGAATCTATACGAGATGATCTGTcgagggagaagcttctcagatgagagtggtaaaattcgtagtattcaactgccatctattcgctattttgcttactttatcacaaagtgtgttcttgctagaaagaatgcaaataagttatccatccatgacttggttttcttagctgctgcattgcaacttgatagaacttataatttgggtgctttgatagcttttaggcttgctactaaccgtgataaaggaggaatttgtggaggtctcattgcctctcgtttgctagctatgcatggtgtagaacctcattcTCTTGATGTTTAGCTCTCTATAGAGAtacttgatattgtttccatgataaaacatgactttgtttctaattggtctaatttgaataacctgtcctatgagataacctttttcaagaaaaagtggagagtaattaaatctgaaaggctagttgaattgcctgcacctgctttgtttaaccttgattccaggaaaagttggtcggtcacagaagatgaacttgatACCTACATAGAGGGGTGCAGCCATCACGCGGGGGACGGCCTGGAGGAGGctgaggaacccctcgacttgtcatccgacgcagcaagctcttcacatcagcattttgcgcATGAGGAGCCTTcatccttttcttctgcacagggatccTATTACaaccacgccatgtatgatccatcagcgtggaaccctgaccctcgctggggttgatctccacttaggccaaaagcctaagcttggggggaggtatgccggcatcactcattcattgcatattacaattgccggatatttgtacatacttgtttcgcttcttatggttgcctctaatatgaggaagatgatatttggggaagtgctgtctaaaaacagattctggactgatactaaaaaaatcctaaaaatagccagaatgttattttgagaagccaatttttgtgcgtgttccccaggttattatctaactttcattagttgagcacttttcgagttgaacagcGAAAGATTTTCGTAAAAAATTCTTTAAAAAGAGTTAAGGCTGTTGCAATCCCAGCTTCCTCAGCGTTTGGACGGTGCTGTAGGGCCTATTGTCGGTGTATGGCCTCCATTTGGGCCTGGCCCGGTTCTGTGCATGGTTGCCGCGTGTTATGCTTGGGCCTGGTTTATCTTCTCCGTCGGCGTGGGTGGGGGTTTGACCGACCGTGTTCATTCCTCTTCGCGTGCAAGATTTCGTCTCGATTCCGGCCGATTCGCGGTGCCTTTGCTCTTCGATCTGCCGTTTTCTTTCTTTTTAATGGCGAATCTTGCCTATTCCCGTGCTAATCACGTCTTTTGTTTCCGCGATTTAGGTCTGGACGGGCTGCTTCTTTGGTGGGATCTTCTTCGCATGTTCATTCGGCTGGCGCGGCCGGCTGGTTTTCCCCAGGGCTCAGGTAATCGCTCCTCTTCGTGGCCCTCCTCTTTCACGCCAAACAGCTTGCAACGCCTTCCTAGAGAACCATAGTTGTTTCCGTAGTACGATTTGGTGTAGCACCGGCCTGAAGTGAAGATCCACGCCGCCCGGAAAAATCAAGAGAGGCAGTCGCGACCATGACGGTGGCGCAAGCTCGAGGTCGCGTCAATGGCGGCTCAAACCAAATTGCGCCAGATCGGGGAAGTGGCCATGACGAGCAGCAGTGAACGGCGTGTTCGTGGCGCTTCTTGCCGCCAGAAACACCCTTGCCGACGTCCAGCACCGCCTCGACCTTGAGTTAGGTTAATGAACTCAGATCCCCTCCAGAAACCGCGATTCCCCTCTACCTTTTTCCTCTTCTAGGTCTCTGACCTGGTGGTGTTGCCTGTCTCCATGAGCAGGAGATGATCGACCTGATGCGGACCCTCATGACCGACGATGACAAGGCCCGGCAATTTCAAGCAGGAGGCCCCCCGTCTCGCCAATCCCCCAATTCCCCAAGCTCAGCTACAGATTTTGCAAGAGTTCTGATGGATTTTGAACAATTTCTCCCTTGGAAGTCTGTTCTTCCATTTTCCAGAGTTTTCGGCAGACTTCAATGAACTTCTAGATTTTTGTGCCATGAGGCTGTGAATGAGCAAGGGATGGAGTTGTGGACGTCAAGAGGCAAGGGGACCGGATGATCCTTTTCAAGCTGGTTGTTGGGGACTTAGTCCTCAATGTTATCAGCGCGTATGCCCCACAAGTAGGCcacaatgagagcaccaagagggagttctgggaaggcctggaggacttggttaggagggtacctattggtgagaagctcttcataggaggagacctcaatggccatgtgggtacatctaacacaggttttgaaagggtgcatgggggctttggctatggcatcaggaaccaagaaggagaagatgtccTAAGCTTCGCTCTAGCCTATGACATGGTCGTAGCTAACACCCTCTTTAGGAAGAGAGAATCCCATCTAGTGACGTTCAGTAGTGGTCTACACTCTAGCCAGATTGATTTTGTCCTCTCTAGAAGAGAAGACAGACGCGCCTGCATTGATTGTAAGGTGATACCTGGAGAGAGTGTTGTCCCTCAACATAAGCTGGTGGTTGCTGACTTTTGCTTTAGGATCCGTGTCCAGCGGGGTAAGCACGCCAAAGTCGCTAGAACAAAGTGGTGGAAGCTCAAGGGTGAGGCATCCCAGGCTTTCAGGGAGAGGGTTATTAAGGAGGGCCCTTGGGAGGAAGGAGGCGATGCAAACATGATGTGGACGAGTATGGCGACCTGCTTGCGGAAGGTCGCTGTAGAGGAGTTTGGGGTGACTAAGGGAAGTAGAAGGGAAGCTAAGGATACCTGGTGGTGGAACGATGAGGTCCAGAAGGTTATTAGGGAGAAAAATGACTGTTTCAGATGCCTATATCTGGACAGGAGTGCAGCTAACATGGAGAAGTACAAGGTGGCGAAGAAGGCTGCAAAGCGGGCGGTGAGTGAAGCAAGGGGTCGGGCGTATGAGGACCTCTACCAACGTTTAAACACGAAGGAAGGCGAAAGGGACATCTATAAGATGGCCAAGTTTAGGGAGAGGAAGACGAGGGATGTCAACGAAGTCAAATCCATCAAGGACGGAGATGATCAGCTTCTTGTGAAGGATGAGGGGATCAAGCGTAGATGGCGGGAGTACTTTGACAACCTTTACAATGGAGAGGCTGAGAGCTCTACCATTGAGCTAGACGACTCCTTTGATGATACCAGCATGTGCTTTGTGCGACGTATCCAGGAGTCTGAGGTTAAGGAGGCGTTAAGGAGGATGAAAGGCGGCAAGGCGATGGGTcctgatggtatccccatcgaggcgttgagaggccttggagacgtagcgatagtatggctaactaagcttttcaacctcatttttcggtcaaacaagatgcccgaagaatggaggcggagtattttagtaccaatcttcaagaacaagggggatgttcaaagttgtactaattaccgtggaatcaagctgatgagccatactatgaagctgtgggagagagtcattgagcaccgcttaagaaggttgacaagcgtgaccaaaaaccaatttggtttcatgcctgggaggtctaccatggaagccatcttcttggtacgatagctgatggagagatacagggagcaaaagaaggaccttcatatggtgttcattgatttggagaaggcctatgataagatacctcggagtgtcatgtggtgggccttggagaaacacaaagtcccaataaagtacattaccctcatcaaggatatgtatgataatgttgtgacaagtgttcgaacaagcgatggcgacactgatgactttccaattagaatagggctacaccaagggtcagctttgagcccttatctttttgatttggtgatggatgaggtcacaagggatatacaaggagacatcccatggtgtatgctctttgcggatgatgtggtgctagtcgatgatagccgaacgggggttaatagaaagttagagttgtggaggcgaactctcgaatcgaaaggttttaggcttagtagaactaaaactgaatacatgaggtgcagtttcagttctattaggcacgaggagggagaggttagccttgatgggcaggtggtaccggagagagacacttttcgatatttggggtccatgttgcagaaggatggcgatatcgatgaagatgtgggccaccgaatcaaggctggttggatgaagtggcgccaagcttctggcgtactctgtgacaagagagtgccacaaaagctaaaagtcGGGTTTTATAGGACAGTtatccgacctgcgatgttgtatggcgctgagtgttggccaacgaagagacgacatatccaacagttaagtgtagcagagatacgcatgttgagatggatatgtggccacacaagaaaggatcgggtacggaacgacgatatacgggagagagttggggtagcaccgattgaagagaagctggtccaacatcgtctcagatggtttggacatatccaacggaggcctccggaagcgccagtgcatagcggacggataaagcgtgatgagaatgttaagaggggtcgtggtagaccaaacttgacatgggaggagtccgttaagagagacctgaaggtttggaatatcgacaaagatttagccatggataggggtgcgtggaagttagctatccacgttccggaaccatgacttggcttcgagatcttatgggtttcaaccctAGCctacccaacttgtttgggactgaaagacttggttgttgttgttgttgttgttgagctGTGAATGAGCATGGTGTGTCTCTGAGAAGAGATTTCTTGGTTCCTGGTGTTGTTCCTGTTCTGTATTTAGCCCCAGTATTTTTGCACAGCATTTGTCTAGATCTACACAAAATCTCCGCAAGGTACATTAGTTTGCTATTCAGCAGATTGCAACGTGAGCTGATGAGCCTCTACGTTCTGTTTGAAGAGCTGGCGCGTCTCTTAATGTGGAGTGCACCTGATAAATTCAGTGTGGTTGTCTTGGTCTAGGATGATTTGTAAGATGCACATTTGGATTTAAGTTCATTGCTTTCTCATCAGGCCTGATAAACCGTAAGCCAGGTTATTTGTGCAGCGCCTGAAAGAACTGTGTCTCTGATGGCTTGCGACCCCTGGATGACCGCGGCGTGAATTGATCTTAGGTAGGTGGGTGAGGTTCTTCCTGCTTTTTTGGCTCCTTTTTTTTCTTCGGCGGCATCCTGGGTCGCTCCCGTTTTGAGCGGGGGCTGGGCGCTATTCCGCCGGGCGTCTTGGTGTGTTGTTGTCTGCCGCCACTACTGCTTGAAGGTGCTGGTGGTGTTTGCTCCTTGGGACAACGAAGGTGGGAAAGTCGGAGAGCCGAGCCTCTCCCATGGTGGACTGGCTGGTATTTTCGACTCCTCCACTGCCGGGTCTAAGCAGGGAGCCCCTGGCTAGCATGCCGTGGCTCGGGCTGCGGCTCGATGGGGCTGCGCAGGGAGGACAGACCAGGCGCTCCAAGGTGAGAGTGGAGCTGGTATATACATACATCAGTCATTTTGTACGAAACCAAGTTCTAATGTATGCAATTTCTTCATTTCATATCTATAGAATAATTGTTGAGTCTATAAATTTTGCGCACATAGTGACATAGGTATATGTGAGGGATCCTTCTAATTTCAGCATCACTTTAACCATCCTAACCGATTTTTGTTCCATGTAACGAGAGTTTCTAATCATTCGGTTAGTTTTCAGTACATAGTTCTATTCAATTTTAAATTATGTAGCCCTACTTAGAAATGCTGCCCACTTAGTATTTTTGAGTCATGTTACCCTCTCTTTGCTGGGTTTGAGAAATTCAATTGTATTTCAACAACAAATATTTCGAGTCTTGCAACAATGTCCTGGTTCGTTCAGATCCTCTCTCATAATTAGGGAATTAAAGGTTGCGAGTGAATTCTAAAAGCTATGTATTTTGGTGGAAACTAGAATAGGGTTTACGAATATGTTGCTTATGATCTTATCCTcacaaaacaattttttttttggattcGCAGTAGGCTCTGTTAAGCTAGAAAATTCATAATGGTGCCTTCTTTaattttttctatctttcttgaaaTAAAGATAACAATTTGTGGACCGTTCTTGCATAACTGACTTCTTTTCGCATTGAGTTTTTGTTTTTTCACGGGCACAATTTTAAGTCTGATGCTTGCGAGTGGAAATCGGAAAGGGAACTTGATTTTGTGTTCGTTAATTCTGTGTACAACACACTGTTTCCTCACATGTTGGTTTAATTTGGATTTATGTGGCGCATTTTCATGGCGTTGGAATTCAGGAATTTCGAATATTTATTTCTCGATGGAGCAGAATTGGCATATGGAGAGGCAAGTTCTTCTTCGTGTAATAAGTACCAGAAGTTTATCCAGAAGACGAACCCTCCAAGGTGCCACCATTTCCTCAAGACATGTCAATATTAATACTGCAAAGTCACTTGTATAGAAATAGTACCAAGTGCTAACAGTGTGGTACACATTTTGTAATTCAGAATCATGATTTACAGCACATCATATGCAACTGCCATAGTTGATCATGTAGGTACCTGGCTACCTGCCAAGTGAACAAGTCTTTTAGTGTATAATTGTATATATTGTTTGGTTGGTTATTGAATACAGTGAGGTTTTTTTTAATGGTGTAGGTTGACAACACAGACAAGTAAAAAACTCAGATGGTTGCTAGGTAGTAGGATGCTATTTTTTTCTTACTGTTGACACATATATGCGACCTACATGTTTTACTTTTTTATCAGATGCATATGTTCAGGTATTTTTCTATCCAAGGAACAACATAATTTGTTTTGTTCCGCTTTTTTCTAGAAAAATTATGTTCGTTGTCTAGACTTCTCCAAGAAATTCAGCAATATGTCCATTCTCTTCCTTCCATGAATGTTTCTTTCTTACACTGGTCCAGCGAGTGAGTGAATATCTTGGAGAAGATTTCTTACTTGAATGTATGTTTGGTGTTAGCCATTGTTCTGAACGGTCTTCCATTAATCTTAGTTTTTCTCTCTCTAGGATTTCTCTCTTACTTTTTGTTCTCGGGGTCTCGACTATCCATATTGCAAAGGAGTGAATAAAGAGTATAGATCTATGTGTTCTGCTCAGGTTCATGGTGACACATCTTACGGTCTAAATTCTCATATTCCTGCACGTAGCACATTTGCTGCACTATTGTAATCAAATATTTTGTTACTTCGGCATGTATGTTGCTTACTGTACTGAAGTTAACAAGAATATGCCATTTTATTGGTTTGATTATGTGTATAGGGCCATTGAGTATTTGTGTCTGGCATAAATTATGATCTTATATTCCTGAATGTATTTGACAGGATAAAGAATATCATTCATGTAGTAGCTGTTGACATCTTATACATTCTTATCCCAGCCAAGTCCCATTTCGATAGTGCACATGTATATAGTTAGTGCAACTTCTTCATGATAGCAGTCCATTTAAATTTTATACACAATATTAACATTACCAATGGGATTTTCTTCTGCCATCCACATGTAAGATGCTTAATATAGCCAGTTAATTAGGACACTTGAATTGCTAGGTTAGTTATTTAGAGTTATGGAGTGCATTTGCATGGTAAGAATTAACCTATATAACCCCTGAATGCCTTCTGTTCTTCTTTGCAATTCTGATAATGTAGTTTGAACTTTATATTTCACTCAAAGGATGTCGCTTTCTAGATTCTATTCTTTGTTCTGCTCTCAGATCTAACATAAAGGATAATATCTTTCCTAGGAATTTCAATAAAATGTTGGATGCCGAAGAATTGGGGAAGAATGATGTCTATCTCTTTCGGACCTTAGGGTCCAAATCGTTACATGAGTTGCATGCTCATCTGTTGTCCTAATTCATTTTTTTGATCTTTAGTCTCCCCAGTATGCATCGAAGGATGCACTGATACCAAGTCACTACTAATTACACCAGATTTTGAAATTGATCTAGATTTGCTAGAGTATAGAGACAAATTTTGTATTCTTTTTAGGATCACAATGTGATCATACATTAAGCTTCCCAAATATCCACTTGCACATCATGAATGTTAAACTGCTTTGTTAACATAAATGTTAAATTGTTCATATCAGCATAATTCTAGAAGTACTTCTTTTCTTCTCTTTTTGGGTCTATGATACTATATCAAAGCATGATCTTACAACAAGCTTTCCAAAGATGTATGTAGGCTACTAGGAAACTATCTTTAACAAATGTCAAACTGCTTTTTAAACATAAGGTCAATTTTTTTCATATGAGCATAATTATATAATTGCTCCATTTTCGGGCCTCTTATACTAATTTCAGGTACAATTTCTTGGTAAAAAAAAAGTCAGGTACACGTTCTAAGACTGGTTTAGCTGACAGTGTCAAGCTTCCGCACTGCAGTGTCAAGCTAGCAGCAAACTCTTTGATGTTGGACCAATCACTTGGTGGAAAAACTTGTATCAGATAAGCCGAATTTCATAATATATTGCACTACTCTCTGGGGCTGACTCCGACGGCTGTTGGCATTTCTTCTAAAATTGTCAGGTCATGTGAGTGATTCATTGCAGCCGCTTATCAAAAACATTGAGACGAACTTCCTATTTTATAGCTGGTATATTGTTGTGGGTAAATGTACTCCTTGAGTGGCTGGTCATAATAATTTGTATGGGAGATAATATTGCTGCAAAACTTGGAGAATGCATAAACTAGACCAGACCAGAGATGTACAGTACCAGCTACCACATATGACAACGCCAAGCAGGCGGCACGGCGAAGCGCGCGTGCCATCTAGTGATTATTGTACTGttgtcaagtttgacggatttctgctactctgtgtttatgtgactcttttagttttcattctcttgtttttgttttgtttctttcctaaaacacaaaaaaaccaaaaatatttgtgttgtttctctttaccatttgtttatttggtttcttgttcctattttgctttatttactattgttggtttgctataagaaaatccaaaaagattttactttcgttcttgtttccaattcgaaaacaccaaaaatatttgttgttcttcttcggttttgtaaagttcactatggagttcagagatcttcggtggttggagctcggttttcattccatattattcaagtgacacaagtgaaaggcaataatgacgatctacgacaactcgactgtggtgagaggctggtatgaactctatttgttttcatttttgtacatatactcatccatgtgagcatgcttagttggttcatgtgaggtatatgtcatttaatgaaagtctagtagttcatgatctctcatgtttagctccaatttattaatatgagtagcatgtcataaatatttgcttgcattgttttattcatagataggtatgatattgttgtgtcctcctctgaataattcatttgaatcgacttggcacatgctcacgcatgcatatgactgacaggagtcaattaagcctcgataatttactttgcctcagagtttttgtatcacttttatgcctcagttaatttattttgtcgcaagcatgattatgacagttattgctctcttgattgtcgcttcccagtctattgctagctttcacttgtactgagcggaaaTGCTGCTCgttcttccaaacccctgaaaaccaagttattccaaagtgtccaccataaatacctatgcatggcatttcaaaccattccaagtaaattttcatgtgctacctttaaaaccttcaaagtacttgttaatttgtgtcaatgttttgtagctcatgaggaagtacgtggtgttttatctttcaaccttgtcatttacttctggcagactttcaccaatggactagtggcacatccgcttatccaataattttgcaaaaagagctagcaacggggtgCCCAACCCCAAATTAAttcactttcatcaataattctcttcacatgttttgccctgatttatcagtaagcaacttaatttgcaaatagacactcctccatggtatgtgaatgttggaaggcacccgaggattcggttagccatggcttgtgtaagcaaaggttggggggagtgtcatccataatgaaactaaactacatgtgtaaacaaaagagaagagggatgatttaccttactggtagagataacgtccttcatgggagccgctcttgaaagtctggttgacgaggtagttagagtgcccactaccattcgttgacaacaacaaacacctctcaaaacaattttacttctgtttataaaatgaaaagctctagcacatgttaatccctgcttccctctgcgaagggtcaatcttttacttttatgttgagtcaccatcctttctttgagcatcttcttgagagcataattgtcattcttagtataatatgcttgtcccagaatatgattaactgtggtataactttgatgcttttatctttgataatctctacttctagtctttccatggaattcagaggtgcctgggcatttatgttttgctgtacaaatacggcaaGCGAGATGCcattttatcatatctttttatgaacattacaatcctgctgatagacacgattcatgatgcttattattagtttgttggtatcttttgcgtgattgacataactattagatgactttatttgcatttatcttattatgaattgcctaagtactcatccatataatgagaatatttacatcatatgagcaaatgtgttcgtgaaagttcttttatcgcactcaattgttaactgaattgcttgaggacaagcaataagctaagcttggggggagttgatacgtccaaaacgtatccattttcccgaacacttttgctattgttttgcctctaatttgtgtactctgggtacaactaacacggattaacgttgttttcagcagaatttccctggtgtcttatttttgtgcagaaaatcaactttcaggaaaatctccggaaataattgcaatgggtctattttcacagaagacttacggagccagaagacgagacggagggggccacgaggcgcccacaccacctggcggtgcggtgggcccctgggccgcgccgccctatggtggcgtcgcCTCGGCTATCCcctgacgctcccctctggactacttaaagcccttgacctaaaaacgcacgggggttcgaccaatttgccagaagacatccagaactccgccgccatcgcgaaactccatctcgggatcggaaactccgttctggcaccctgccgggatggggaattggaggagatcatcgccatcatcaccaccgacgcctctccatcaaccatccatgcttcccccatccatgtatgagtaatttccccgctgtaggctgaaggggatggtagggattggatgagattgttcatgtaatagccataagattgttagggcatagtgcctagtatccgtagttggtacttttatgatattgttgcaacttgttacgcTTAATGCTGGTCACTAggacccgagtgccatgatttcagatctgaacatgtcattgattcatgatgatattctttgttttatgatcttatctgcaagttgtatacacatattgctgtctggaacccgacaccccaaagtgacagaaattgggacaaccggaggggaaggctgtgatatgaggatcacatgtgttcatggagtgttaatgctttgctccggtactctatta
It includes:
- the LOC139838987 gene encoding uncharacterized protein: MATCLRKVAVEEFGVTKGSRREAKDTWWWNDEVQKVIREKNDCFRCLYLDRSAANMEKYKVAKKAAKRAVSEARGRAYEDLYQRLNTKEGERDIYKMAKFRERKTRDVNEVKSIKDGDDQLLVKDEGIKRRWREYFDNLYNGEAESSTIELDDSFDDTSMCFVRRIQESEVKEALRRMKGGKAMGPDAFV